The Myxocyprinus asiaticus isolate MX2 ecotype Aquarium Trade chromosome 39, UBuf_Myxa_2, whole genome shotgun sequence genome window below encodes:
- the linc.pou2af1 gene encoding colorectal cancer associated 2 isoform X2, with protein sequence MSDKPKVYQGVRVKTTVKELLQKHRAMQTQTTETKSQAMTGRDVCPATWNTHHDLFLARQATEPYFQTSPYTDNGNIQMENAYDHQQMMNMMPHETFSGGNIVCSTSSQWSDGYPPSNTDIYGASLDSSSALDSSNLPSPNDYNSYSLPQSHSSSSSCYSSPTRMDLSSSFSPENYHYQHCNPQHCFCLSHWPNLQDDMLSSENAPYGSSDCLYSYEDDNYFRRNTSNSDMCYL encoded by the exons ATGTCTG ATAAACCCAAGGTATACCAAGGTGTGCGTGTGAAGACTACTGTTAAGGAGTTACTGCAGAAACACAGAGCCATGCAGACACAGACAACCGAAACG AAATCTCAAGCCATGACTGGACGCGATGTCTGCCCTGCAACCTGGAATA CCCATCATGATCTCTTCTTGGCAAGGCAAGCTACAGAGCCCTATTTTCAAACAAGTCCCTATACCGATAATGGCAACATCCAGATGGAGAATGCTTATGATCATCAACAGATGATGAACATGATGCCACATGAGACTTTCAGCGGCGGTAACATCGTGTGTTCGACATCTTCGCAGTGGTCTGATGGATATCCACCTTCAAATACGGACATCTATGGTGCAAGTCTG GATTCGAGCTCAGCTTTAGACTCCTCCAATCTACCAAGTCCTAACGATTACAACAGTTACTCCCTCCCTCAGTCCCACTCTTCATCTTCATCGTGTTACAGCTCCCCAACGCGGATGGATTTGAGCTCCAGTTTCTCTCCAGAAAATTACCACTATCAGCACTGTAACCCACAGCATTGCTTTTGTCTGTCGCACTGGCCCAATCTGCAGGATGACATGCTGTCTTCAGAGAATGCGCCCTATGGCTCATCAGACTGTTTGTATTCATATGAAGACGACAATTATTTTAGAAGGAATACCTCAAACTCAGACATGTGTTACTTATAA
- the si:ch211-213d14.1 gene encoding POU class 2 homeobox associating-factor 2 isoform X1: MESECSKRVYQGVRVKHTVKDLLAEKRSQQTNGPRYTGVSTPQSPFVQMTGSHMLPSYYGMRRPFLSDTEFCPSNKPFPGDVYPSALSGKSLSTDTGCMSGYSSLIDSYYPESFGDYRSTPFSSGGSTIFSPSALTSLLPPYSSDPSHYLLRDSWEHTGTEVVENLCGDGLAPMPLSAPSSLANPENASPTQYRSSSRGSSMTSSQSYSLHSLDEVNYQTPFQSTSGSFTSPSFVTESASKMTVLPSEDTESAPPALSDSLAWGREDTASTWSQYEVRRAF, from the exons ATGGAATCTG AATGTTCGAAAAGAGTCTACCAGGGAGTCCGGGTAAAGCACACAGTGAAAGATCTGCTGGCAGAAAAGAGGTCACAGCAAACGAACGGGCCACGCTACACT GGTGTATCTACTCCTCAGAGTCCATTTGTACAAATGACAG GTTCTCACATGCTTCCGAGTTACTATGGTATGAGAAGACCTTTCCTTTCGGACACTGAGTTTTGTCCCTCAAACAAACCATTTCCTGGTGATGTGTACCCCTCAGCACTGTCAGGGAAGTCTCTCTCAACTGACACTGGATGCATGTCTGGCTATTCCTCTCTCATAGACAGCTACTACCCTGAGTCTTTTGGAGACTACCGTAGCACACCTTTTTCCAGTGGAGGAAGCACAATATTCTCACCCTCTGCGTTGACGTCATTGCTTCCACCTTACTCCAGTGACCCTTCACATTATTTGCTG AGGGATTCTTGGGAGCACACGGGCACAGAGGTGGTGGAGAATTTGTGTGGAGATGGTTTGGCTCCCATGCCCCTGTCTGCACCCAGTTCTCTGGCCAACCCTGAGAATGCCAGCCCGACCCAGTACCGCTCATCTTCGCGAGGTTCTAGTATGACTTCTTCACAGTCATACTCTCTCCATTCACTGGATGAAGTCAATTATCAGACCCCATTCCAGTCCACTTCCGGCAGCTTTACATCCCCTTCATTTGTGACTGAGTCTGCTAGCAAAATGACAGTGCTGCCCTCAGAGGACACTGAGAGTGCCCCCCCAGCCTTGAGCGACAGCCTGGCATGGGGGAGGGAGGACACTGCTAGCACTTGGTCACAGTATGAGGTCAGGAGGGCATTCTGA
- the linc.pou2af1 gene encoding colorectal cancer associated 2 isoform X1 yields the protein MSADKPKVYQGVRVKTTVKELLQKHRAMQTQTTETKSQAMTGRDVCPATWNTHHDLFLARQATEPYFQTSPYTDNGNIQMENAYDHQQMMNMMPHETFSGGNIVCSTSSQWSDGYPPSNTDIYGASLDSSSALDSSNLPSPNDYNSYSLPQSHSSSSSCYSSPTRMDLSSSFSPENYHYQHCNPQHCFCLSHWPNLQDDMLSSENAPYGSSDCLYSYEDDNYFRRNTSNSDMCYL from the exons ATGTCTG CAGATAAACCCAAGGTATACCAAGGTGTGCGTGTGAAGACTACTGTTAAGGAGTTACTGCAGAAACACAGAGCCATGCAGACACAGACAACCGAAACG AAATCTCAAGCCATGACTGGACGCGATGTCTGCCCTGCAACCTGGAATA CCCATCATGATCTCTTCTTGGCAAGGCAAGCTACAGAGCCCTATTTTCAAACAAGTCCCTATACCGATAATGGCAACATCCAGATGGAGAATGCTTATGATCATCAACAGATGATGAACATGATGCCACATGAGACTTTCAGCGGCGGTAACATCGTGTGTTCGACATCTTCGCAGTGGTCTGATGGATATCCACCTTCAAATACGGACATCTATGGTGCAAGTCTG GATTCGAGCTCAGCTTTAGACTCCTCCAATCTACCAAGTCCTAACGATTACAACAGTTACTCCCTCCCTCAGTCCCACTCTTCATCTTCATCGTGTTACAGCTCCCCAACGCGGATGGATTTGAGCTCCAGTTTCTCTCCAGAAAATTACCACTATCAGCACTGTAACCCACAGCATTGCTTTTGTCTGTCGCACTGGCCCAATCTGCAGGATGACATGCTGTCTTCAGAGAATGCGCCCTATGGCTCATCAGACTGTTTGTATTCATATGAAGACGACAATTATTTTAGAAGGAATACCTCAAACTCAGACATGTGTTACTTATAA
- the si:ch211-213d14.1 gene encoding POU class 2 homeobox associating-factor 2 isoform X3 gives MESECSKRVYQGVRVKHTVKDLLAEKRSQQTNGPRYTGVSTPQSPFVQMTGSHMLPSYYDSYYPESFGDYRSTPFSSGGSTIFSPSALTSLLPPYSSDPSHYLLRDSWEHTGTEVVENLCGDGLAPMPLSAPSSLANPENASPTQYRSSSRGSSMTSSQSYSLHSLDEVNYQTPFQSTSGSFTSPSFVTESASKMTVLPSEDTESAPPALSDSLAWGREDTASTWSQYEVRRAF, from the exons ATGGAATCTG AATGTTCGAAAAGAGTCTACCAGGGAGTCCGGGTAAAGCACACAGTGAAAGATCTGCTGGCAGAAAAGAGGTCACAGCAAACGAACGGGCCACGCTACACT GGTGTATCTACTCCTCAGAGTCCATTTGTACAAATGACAG GTTCTCACATGCTTCCGAGTTACTATG ACAGCTACTACCCTGAGTCTTTTGGAGACTACCGTAGCACACCTTTTTCCAGTGGAGGAAGCACAATATTCTCACCCTCTGCGTTGACGTCATTGCTTCCACCTTACTCCAGTGACCCTTCACATTATTTGCTG AGGGATTCTTGGGAGCACACGGGCACAGAGGTGGTGGAGAATTTGTGTGGAGATGGTTTGGCTCCCATGCCCCTGTCTGCACCCAGTTCTCTGGCCAACCCTGAGAATGCCAGCCCGACCCAGTACCGCTCATCTTCGCGAGGTTCTAGTATGACTTCTTCACAGTCATACTCTCTCCATTCACTGGATGAAGTCAATTATCAGACCCCATTCCAGTCCACTTCCGGCAGCTTTACATCCCCTTCATTTGTGACTGAGTCTGCTAGCAAAATGACAGTGCTGCCCTCAGAGGACACTGAGAGTGCCCCCCCAGCCTTGAGCGACAGCCTGGCATGGGGGAGGGAGGACACTGCTAGCACTTGGTCACAGTATGAGGTCAGGAGGGCATTCTGA
- the si:ch211-213d14.1 gene encoding POU class 2 homeobox associating-factor 2 isoform X2: MFEKSLPGSPGKAHSERSAGRKEVTANERATLHCSHMLPSYYGMRRPFLSDTEFCPSNKPFPGDVYPSALSGKSLSTDTGCMSGYSSLIDSYYPESFGDYRSTPFSSGGSTIFSPSALTSLLPPYSSDPSHYLLRDSWEHTGTEVVENLCGDGLAPMPLSAPSSLANPENASPTQYRSSSRGSSMTSSQSYSLHSLDEVNYQTPFQSTSGSFTSPSFVTESASKMTVLPSEDTESAPPALSDSLAWGREDTASTWSQYEVRRAF; the protein is encoded by the exons ATGTTCGAAAAGAGTCTACCAGGGAGTCCGGGTAAAGCACACAGTGAAAGATCTGCTGGCAGAAAAGAGGTCACAGCAAACGAACGGGCCACGCTACACT GTTCTCACATGCTTCCGAGTTACTATGGTATGAGAAGACCTTTCCTTTCGGACACTGAGTTTTGTCCCTCAAACAAACCATTTCCTGGTGATGTGTACCCCTCAGCACTGTCAGGGAAGTCTCTCTCAACTGACACTGGATGCATGTCTGGCTATTCCTCTCTCATAGACAGCTACTACCCTGAGTCTTTTGGAGACTACCGTAGCACACCTTTTTCCAGTGGAGGAAGCACAATATTCTCACCCTCTGCGTTGACGTCATTGCTTCCACCTTACTCCAGTGACCCTTCACATTATTTGCTG AGGGATTCTTGGGAGCACACGGGCACAGAGGTGGTGGAGAATTTGTGTGGAGATGGTTTGGCTCCCATGCCCCTGTCTGCACCCAGTTCTCTGGCCAACCCTGAGAATGCCAGCCCGACCCAGTACCGCTCATCTTCGCGAGGTTCTAGTATGACTTCTTCACAGTCATACTCTCTCCATTCACTGGATGAAGTCAATTATCAGACCCCATTCCAGTCCACTTCCGGCAGCTTTACATCCCCTTCATTTGTGACTGAGTCTGCTAGCAAAATGACAGTGCTGCCCTCAGAGGACACTGAGAGTGCCCCCCCAGCCTTGAGCGACAGCCTGGCATGGGGGAGGGAGGACACTGCTAGCACTTGGTCACAGTATGAGGTCAGGAGGGCATTCTGA
- the linc.pou2af1 gene encoding colorectal cancer associated 2 isoform X3, translated as MQTQTTETKSQAMTGRDVCPATWNTHHDLFLARQATEPYFQTSPYTDNGNIQMENAYDHQQMMNMMPHETFSGGNIVCSTSSQWSDGYPPSNTDIYGASLDSSSALDSSNLPSPNDYNSYSLPQSHSSSSSCYSSPTRMDLSSSFSPENYHYQHCNPQHCFCLSHWPNLQDDMLSSENAPYGSSDCLYSYEDDNYFRRNTSNSDMCYL; from the exons ATGCAGACACAGACAACCGAAACG AAATCTCAAGCCATGACTGGACGCGATGTCTGCCCTGCAACCTGGAATA CCCATCATGATCTCTTCTTGGCAAGGCAAGCTACAGAGCCCTATTTTCAAACAAGTCCCTATACCGATAATGGCAACATCCAGATGGAGAATGCTTATGATCATCAACAGATGATGAACATGATGCCACATGAGACTTTCAGCGGCGGTAACATCGTGTGTTCGACATCTTCGCAGTGGTCTGATGGATATCCACCTTCAAATACGGACATCTATGGTGCAAGTCTG GATTCGAGCTCAGCTTTAGACTCCTCCAATCTACCAAGTCCTAACGATTACAACAGTTACTCCCTCCCTCAGTCCCACTCTTCATCTTCATCGTGTTACAGCTCCCCAACGCGGATGGATTTGAGCTCCAGTTTCTCTCCAGAAAATTACCACTATCAGCACTGTAACCCACAGCATTGCTTTTGTCTGTCGCACTGGCCCAATCTGCAGGATGACATGCTGTCTTCAGAGAATGCGCCCTATGGCTCATCAGACTGTTTGTATTCATATGAAGACGACAATTATTTTAGAAGGAATACCTCAAACTCAGACATGTGTTACTTATAA